Proteins encoded together in one Armatimonadota bacterium window:
- a CDS encoding glutamine amidotransferase: protein MVLRLCHLYPDLLNLYGDRGNILTLTHRARARGIAVEVTEVPVGRPLGDPRHYDLFFLGGGEDRQQALAAADLAGEKGEALRAAAADDAVVLAVCGGYQLLGHYYRPAEGPDLPGVGLLDVTTHHPGPGARRLIGNIVVRWADGPHPRATLVGFENHGGRTRLGPQARPLGRVVVGFGNNGEDRTEGAVQGTVVGTYLHGPLLPKNPAFADHLLARALARRYGPVALAPLDDAVEEAAHRAAVRLAGAARAWR, encoded by the coding sequence GTGGTCCTGCGCCTCTGCCACCTCTACCCCGACCTCCTCAACCTCTACGGCGACCGCGGCAACATCCTCACCCTGACCCACCGCGCCCGCGCCCGCGGGATAGCGGTGGAGGTCACCGAAGTCCCGGTGGGGCGTCCACTCGGTGACCCGAGGCACTACGACCTCTTCTTCCTGGGCGGCGGGGAGGACCGGCAGCAGGCGCTGGCGGCGGCGGACCTGGCGGGGGAGAAGGGCGAGGCGCTGCGCGCCGCGGCGGCCGACGACGCGGTGGTGCTGGCGGTGTGCGGCGGCTACCAGCTGCTCGGCCACTACTACCGTCCGGCGGAGGGTCCCGACCTGCCCGGCGTGGGCCTCCTCGACGTCACCACGCACCACCCCGGTCCGGGGGCGCGCCGCCTGATCGGCAACATCGTGGTCCGCTGGGCGGACGGCCCGCACCCCCGGGCCACGCTGGTGGGGTTCGAGAACCACGGCGGGCGCACCCGGCTGGGCCCGCAGGCGCGTCCGCTGGGGCGCGTGGTCGTCGGCTTCGGCAACAACGGCGAGGACCGCACCGAGGGCGCCGTGCAGGGGACGGTGGTGGGGACCTACCTGCACGGTCCCCTCCTGCCGAAGAACCCCGCCTTCGCCGACCACCTGCTGGCCCGGGCGCTGGCGCGGCGGTACGGCCCGGTGGCGCTGGCGCCGCTGGACGACGCCGTGGAGGAGGCCGCCCACCGGGCGGCGGTGCGCCTGGCCGGCGCGGCGCGCGCCTGGCGCTGA